The Papaver somniferum cultivar HN1 chromosome 3, ASM357369v1, whole genome shotgun sequence genome includes a region encoding these proteins:
- the LOC113355448 gene encoding FACT complex subunit SPT16-like: MVANGNASGKGVSYTIDLENFSKRLKAFYSHWKENKTNFWGAADAIVIATPPASEDLRYLKSSALNMWLYGLEFPETIMVFMDKQIHFLCSQKKASLLNEVKKSTKDTIGAETVMHIKLKNDDGSALMGDIFQVISESGDNGSPVVGNIAKEAPEGSLLELWSDKLKTSNLQLVDVTNGFSELFAVKDNTEITNVKKAAFLSSSVMKHFVVPKLEKIIDEEKKVTHSSLMEETEKAVLEPAKVKVKLKADNVDICYPPIFQSGGEFDLRPSASSNEENLYYDSASVIICAVGSRYNSYCSNVARTFLIDANAMQSKAYGVLLKAQEAAIGALKAGSKVSAAYEAALAVVEKDGPELVPNLTKTAGTGIGLEFRESGLNLNAKNDRILKAGMVFNVSLGFQNLQAQTNNPKTEKFSLLLADTVLVKENIPEVLTMISSKAVKDVAYSFNEDDEEEEAKPKAKAEPNGSESLLSKATLRSDNQEMSKEELRRQHQAELARQKNEETARRLAGGGSGAGDGRGVAKASSDLIAYKNVNDVPPSRELMIQIDQRNEAIILPLYGSMVPFHVATVKSVSSQQDNRTCYIRIIFNVPGTAFTPHDANSLKFHGAIYLKEVSFRSKDPRHISEVVNMIKTLRRQVASRESERAERATLVTQEKLQLAGNKFKPMRLSDLWIRPPFGGRGRKLSGTLEAHVNGFRYSTSKPDERVDIMYANVKHAFFQPAEKEMITLLHFHLHNHIMVGTKKTKDVQFYVEVMDVVQTLGGGRRSNHDPDEIEEEQRERDRKNRINMDFSNFVNKVNDLWGQPQFRGMDLEFDQPLRELGFHGVPYKASAFIVPTSSCLVELIETPFLVVSLNEIEIVNLERVGLGQKNFDMTIVFKDFKRDVLRIDSIPSTALDGIKEWLDTTDLKYYESRLNLNWRSILKTITDDPEKFIEDGGWEFLNMEVSDSGSDDTEDSDQGYQPSDGQSDSEQSDDDSSGGSLVESDEDETEESEEESDEEEKGKSWEELEREASNADREKGVESDSEEERKRRKMKGYGKSRVPDRRDPRGSSSGPPKRAKLR; encoded by the coding sequence ATGGTGGCAAATGGAAATGCCTCTGGAAAAGGCGTTAGTTACACCATTGACCTCGAAAACTTCAGCAAGCGCTTGAAGGCATTTTACTCTCACTGGAAGGAAAACAAGACTAATTTCTGGGGTGCCGCAGATGCAATTGTTATTGCAACACCTCCTGCTTCGGAGGATCTTCGCTACTTGAAATCATCTGCGCTGAACATGTGGTTGTATGGTCTGGAGTTCCCTGAAACTATTATGGTTTTCATGGACAAGCAAATCCACTTCTTGTGTAGTCAGAAGAAGGCATCACTGCTTAATGAAGTGAAAAAATCCACAAAGGACACCATTGGTGCTGAAACTGTGATGCATATTAAGTTGAAGAACGATGATGGATCTGCATTGATGGGGGATATTTTCCAGGTTATTTCAGAGTCAGGTGATAATGGCTCCCCTGTTGTTGGAAACATTGCGAAAGAGGCACCTGAAGGTAGTCTGCTGGAGTTATGGAGTGACAAACTGAAAACATCCAACCTCCAACTTGTTGATGTAACTAACGGGTTTTCGGAGCTATTCGCTGTCAAAGACAACACCGAGATTACTAATGTCAAAAAAGCTGCATTTCTGTCTTCTTCAGTGATGAAGCATTTTGTTGTGCCAAAACTTGAGAAGATTATTGATGAGGAGAAGAAGGTTACACATTCGTCGTTGATGGAAGAAACTGAGAAGGCTGTTCTGGAACCTGCAAAGGTCAAGGTGAAGCTGAAAGCAGATAATGTTGATATTTGTTACCCTCCAATCTTTCAAAGTGGGGGAGAGTTTGATCTCAGGCCCAGTGCTTCTAGCAATGAAGAGAATTTGTATTATGATTCAGCAAGTGTGATTATATGTGCTGTTGGTTCTCGCTATAACAGTTACTGCTCAAATGTGGCAAGGACATTTCTTATCGATGCAAATGCAATGCAAAGTAAAGCGTACGGGGTTCTCCTTAAGGCCCAGGAGGCAGCAATTGGTGCTTTGAAGGCAGGGAGCAAAGTCAGTGCGGCTTATGAAGCTGCCCTTGCAGTGGTTGAGAAAGATGGTCCCGAGCTTGTTCCAAACCTGACGAAGACTGCAGGAACAGGAATTGGATTGGAGTTCCGTGAATCTGGGCTGAATTTGAATGCCAAGAACGACAGGATATTGAAAGCAGGGATGGTGTTTAACGTTTCCCTTGGGTTTCAGAACTTGCAAGCACAGACAAACAATCCAAAGACAGAAAAGTTTTCTTTATTGCTTGCTGATACTGTTCttgttaaagaaaatattccagaAGTTCTGACCATGATCAGTTCAAAAGCCGTGAAGGATGTGGCTTACTCGTTCAACGAGGACGACGAGGAAGAAGAAGCAAAACCTAAAGCTAAAGCAGAGCCTAATGGCAGTGAATCTTTGTTGTCTAAAGCCACTCTCAGATCAGACAACCAGGAGATGTCGAAGGAAGAGTTGCGAAGGCAGCATCAGGCCGAACTTGCTCGCCAGAAAAATGAAGAAACAGCAAGGAGGTTGGCTGGGGGTGGATCAGGAGCAGGAGATGGTCGTGGTGTAGCTAAAGCTTCAAGTGATCTAATTGCCTATAAGAATGTAAATGATGTCCCGCCTTCAAGGGAATTGATGATTCAAATTGATCAGAGGAATGAAGCTATTATCTTGCCGCTCTATGGGAGCATGGTCCCGTTCCATGTGGCGACAGTCAAGAGTGTGAGTAGTCAGCAGGATAACAGAACTTGTTATATCAGGATTATCTTTAATGTACCTGGGACAGCGTTCACTCCTCATGATGCAAACTCCTTGAAGTTTCATGGGGCTATCTATTTGAAGGAGGTCTCGTTCCGCTCCAAGGACCCGAGGCATATCAGTGAAGTGGTAAACATGATCAAAACTCTTCGGCGTCAGGTTGCATCGAGGGAGTCAGAGAGGGCAGAGAGGGCCACCTTGGTCACTCAGGAGAAGCTGCAACTAGCGGGCAACAAGTTTAAGCCAATGCGGTTGTCTGACCTCTGGATACGCCCTCCATTTGGAGGAAGAGGTAGAAAGCTTTCTGGTACTCTTGAAGCTCATGTCAATGGTTTCCGGTATTCAACTAGTAAGCCAGATGAGCGTGTTGATATCATGTATGCGAATGTCAAGCATGCTTTCTTCCAGCctgcagagaaagagatgattacACTCTTGCATTTTCACTTGCACAACCACATTATGGTGGGCACTAAAAAGACAAAGGATGTTCAGTTTTATGTTGAAGTGATGGATGTTGTGCAGACCCTGGGTGGTGGAAGGAGATCTAACCATGATCCAGATGAAATTGAGGAAGAGCAGCGGGAGAGGGATAGGAAGAACAGGATCAACATGGATTTCTcgaacttcgtcaacaaagtgAATGATCTATGGGGGCAACCCCAGTTCAGGGGGATGGACCTTGAGTTTGACCAGCCACTTAGGGAACTTGGCTTCCACGGTGTGCCCTACAAGGCATCGGCCTTTATTGTCCCAACTTCAAGTTGCCTGGTGGAACTTATCGAAACACCCTTCCTAGTGGTGTCCTTAAATGAGATTGAGATTGTAAATCTGGAGCGTGTTGGACTTGGTcagaagaattttgacatgaCAATTGTGTTTAAAGACTTCAAGCGCGATGTTCTTCGAATCGACTCAATTCCTTCAACTGCGCTGGATGGCATCAAGGAGTGGTTAGATACCACAGACCTCAAGTACTATGAGAGCAGGCTGAACCTGAACTGGAGGTCTATTTTGAAGACGATCACAGATGACCCCGAGAAGTTCATTGAGGATGGTGGATGGGAGTTCCTAAACATGGAGGTAAGTGACTCTGGGTCTGACGATACTGAAGATTCAGATCAAGGGTACCAGCCTTCGGATGGACAGTCAGATTCTGAACAATCAGACGATGATTCAAGTGGTGGATCACTGGTAGAGTCAGATGAAGATGAGACGGAAGAGTCAGAAGAAGAGTCAGATGAGGAGGAGAAAGGGAAGTCATGGGAGGAGTTGGAAAGAGAGGCTAGCAATGCAGACAGGGAGAAAGGGGTAGAATCAGAcagtgaagaagaaaggaaaaggaGGAAGATGAAGGGATATGGGAAGTCTAGGGTCCCTGATAGGAGGGATCCAAGGGGTAGCAGCAGTGGTCCTCCCAAGAGAGCCAAATTGAGGTAG
- the LOC113359114 gene encoding uncharacterized protein LOC113359114, whose product MSLFKKTYGSNIKYHHACRGKEAVFEDQYGDDEKSYSDLNCYRYLNPMIYLDATFLIGRFRGTLMAATCVNGNDGFYPYAFAIVLSENKDNWFWFLDNLQQVIDDRPIVFLSDRHEGLLQGIPRAFPGSYHSYCFYHIKCNLPIRKGDANFNAVIDLFYKAAYSYTTTNFEEALRGMHAIGFGHVANYLRTIPKEKWANAFFPVCRYAAHSSSIAESFNNWILEFKKLLLLLFSMRYGEFYV is encoded by the exons ATGTCACTCtttaagaagacttatgggtccaatattaagtatcaccatgcATGTAGAGGGAAAGAAGCTGTATTTGAAGATCAATATGGTGACGACGAGAAGTCGTATAGCGATTTAAATTG CTATAGGTATCTCAATCCCATGATTTACTTGGATGCTACTTTCCTCATTGGTAGATTCAGGGGTACTTTGATGGCTGCAACATGTGTCAATGGAAATGATGGTTTTTACCCATATGCCTTTGCTATTGTTTTATCTGAAAACAAAgacaattggttttggtttctggatAATCTTCAACAAGTGATCGATGATCGTCcgattgttttccttagtgatcgtCACGAAGGACTTCTGCAGGGCATTCCAAGAGCATTTCCTGGTTCATATCACAGCTATTGCTTTTACCACATCAAGTGCAATCTCCCTATTAGAAAAGGTGATGCGAATTTCAATGCCgttattgatttgttttacaaagctgCTTACTCTTACACAACAACGaactttgaagaagctttgcGGGGCATGCATGCAATTGGTTTTGGACATGTTGCTAATTATCTTAGGACCATTCCAAAGGAGAAATGGGCAAATGCATTTTTCCCTGTATGCAGATATGCTGCTCACTCTTCATCTATTGCCGAGTCATTCAATAACTGGATTCTTGAGTTCAAAAAGCTGCTGCTTTTGCTCTTCTCGATGCGATACggtgagttttatgtttag